Proteins encoded by one window of Archaeoglobus veneficus SNP6:
- a CDS encoding ABC transporter permease, producing the protein MYFQLARRNLMRNKARSLLAIVGIIIGVMAVASIGVFGESLKATVLENFQNVANEVIITPAYSTGHFEIDEKIARKIEKMSYVKETIAVKSGWATLEVKGKSGAANVYGMDEKAVKDLFEAEDGSIKLKGYCIVGKSLAERFKLRAGSKIIVEGREYRVSAVLKEEGARFDINPNRALILSVSDFDKIFDAKYSMIIVKVRDINEIEAFKSAIEKTINSREKKVSVFELKMILEKIDETFKQVTVFLMAIAGVSLLVAGVSILNIMLMSTLERTKEIGVMRAIGAYRESILRIFLLEALILGLIGSIIGGLLSIAGGYAIDMLVLGSAKYVLTPSTAFYMLEGITFGIITALISGLYPAWKASRLEPIEALRYE; encoded by the coding sequence ATGTACTTCCAGCTCGCAAGGCGAAACCTGATGCGAAATAAGGCGAGGAGTCTGCTGGCCATCGTTGGTATAATCATAGGAGTCATGGCTGTAGCTTCGATAGGTGTCTTCGGCGAGAGTCTGAAAGCAACTGTCCTCGAGAATTTCCAAAACGTCGCCAATGAGGTAATCATAACCCCAGCGTACTCCACGGGGCACTTCGAGATAGACGAGAAGATTGCCAGAAAGATAGAGAAGATGTCTTATGTCAAAGAGACAATTGCTGTAAAGAGTGGGTGGGCGACGCTTGAAGTCAAAGGAAAGAGTGGAGCGGCAAACGTATACGGTATGGATGAAAAAGCCGTCAAAGACCTGTTCGAGGCTGAAGATGGAAGTATAAAGCTGAAAGGCTACTGCATCGTTGGAAAAAGTCTTGCAGAGAGATTCAAGCTCAGAGCAGGAAGTAAAATCATTGTGGAAGGCAGAGAATACAGGGTTTCAGCCGTTCTTAAAGAGGAGGGGGCGAGGTTCGATATAAACCCGAACAGAGCCCTTATCCTGTCGGTCAGTGACTTCGATAAAATCTTCGATGCAAAGTATTCCATGATCATCGTGAAAGTCAGGGACATAAACGAGATCGAAGCTTTCAAAAGCGCCATTGAGAAGACAATCAACTCAAGAGAAAAGAAGGTCTCGGTTTTTGAGCTGAAAATGATACTCGAAAAGATAGACGAGACATTCAAGCAGGTAACTGTGTTCCTGATGGCAATTGCAGGTGTTTCACTCCTCGTCGCCGGTGTGAGCATCCTGAACATAATGCTGATGTCCACACTGGAGAGGACGAAGGAAATTGGCGTAATGAGGGCGATAGGAGCGTACAGAGAGTCCATTCTGCGAATATTTCTCTTAGAGGCATTAATTCTCGGACTGATAGGGAGTATTATTGGAGGTTTGCTGAGTATTGCGGGCGGATATGCAATAGACATGCTCGTTCTCGGCTCCGCGAAGTATGTCCTGACACCATCGACAGCGTTCTACATGCTCGAGGGCATAACTTTCGGGATAATTACTGCCCTTATCAGCGGCCTCTACCCAGCGTGGAAGGCGAGCAGACTTGAACCCATTGAAGCGCTGCGCTACGAGTAA
- a CDS encoding shikimate kinase, which produces MKASARAYAAGTVINALATGIGSAFGIELETRVSVSFEEDLKHSVLYLNGVEIDASVVEKALRHFGKAVVEVESEIPRRSGLGSSSAFMNALITAAFKAFNQELDAYKILTANARTSLECGISYTGAFDDASASLLGGLVISNNTRMKLIRWEKISGDVLILIPPWNRGEISLERIRSDVTLIGQAIREAIDGKYCRAMLSNSTHYCSAIGYPTEPVEEAIKLGVCAGLSGNGPTYVAFGSSEDIDELENVWDKYGRVIRTRLSERPAENVKVPDHMFLEFSGLV; this is translated from the coding sequence GTGAAAGCTTCTGCAAGGGCCTACGCAGCGGGAACTGTGATCAACGCCCTCGCAACCGGAATAGGCTCTGCCTTTGGCATAGAACTGGAAACGAGGGTGAGTGTCAGCTTTGAGGAGGACTTGAAGCACTCTGTTCTCTACTTAAATGGAGTAGAGATTGACGCATCGGTTGTAGAGAAAGCTCTCAGACACTTTGGGAAGGCTGTGGTTGAGGTTGAAAGCGAAATTCCGAGGAGGAGCGGCCTCGGAAGCAGCAGCGCCTTCATGAATGCCCTTATCACTGCAGCGTTCAAAGCCTTCAACCAGGAACTCGACGCCTACAAGATTCTGACGGCTAATGCAAGAACGTCTCTCGAATGCGGGATAAGCTATACCGGAGCGTTTGACGACGCTTCAGCATCTCTCCTTGGTGGGCTTGTAATCTCCAACAACACCCGAATGAAGCTGATACGGTGGGAAAAGATTTCAGGAGATGTGCTCATTCTGATACCACCCTGGAACAGGGGTGAAATCTCCTTGGAGAGGATAAGGAGCGACGTCACCCTTATCGGCCAGGCGATACGTGAGGCGATAGACGGAAAGTACTGCAGAGCTATGCTGAGCAACTCCACGCATTACTGCAGTGCAATAGGGTATCCCACGGAGCCCGTAGAGGAGGCTATTAAGCTGGGTGTTTGTGCTGGACTTTCCGGTAACGGGCCAACGTACGTGGCGTTTGGTAGTTCCGAGGATATAGACGAGCTTGAAAATGTCTGGGACAAGTACGGCAGGGTTATCAGGACAAGACTATCAGAAAGACCGGCTGAGAACGTGAAAGTTCCAGACCACATGTTTCTGGAGTTTTCCGGACTCGTTTAG
- a CDS encoding toprim domain-containing protein codes for MNLEEFFEFVEIIDELRVRAEEGAVIIVEGSKDVEALRELGVQGEILKASALPTPLIVDEVGAREVIILTDWDRRGEILEKDLVRKFSSWGITPDVRIRKRLFALISKEITSIENLSAYYFRVRDELGRKRI; via the coding sequence ATGAATCTTGAAGAGTTCTTCGAATTCGTGGAGATTATAGACGAGCTCAGGGTCAGGGCAGAAGAGGGAGCTGTTATAATCGTTGAAGGCTCGAAGGACGTTGAGGCGTTGAGAGAGCTTGGTGTACAGGGAGAGATTCTTAAAGCTTCGGCCCTCCCCACTCCGCTGATAGTTGACGAAGTTGGTGCGAGGGAAGTCATAATCCTCACGGACTGGGACAGGCGAGGCGAGATTTTGGAGAAAGACCTCGTCAGAAAGTTCTCTTCTTGGGGGATTACTCCCGACGTTAGAATTAGAAAGAGGCTTTTCGCCCTGATAAGCAAGGAAATCACGTCTATTGAGAACCTTTCTGCCTACTACTTCCGAGTTAGGGATGAGCTGGGCAGGAAAAGGATTTAA
- a CDS encoding DUF167 domain-containing protein — protein sequence MKIRDAIKAASNGVYISIEVTPNSKQSCVYGYNEWRKSIAVRVKAPPKGGKANAEIVELFSKIFRKKVEIVKGHTSSQKVIFVHSASPQEVESLLVKSLEK from the coding sequence ATGAAGATACGCGATGCCATTAAGGCTGCGAGCAATGGCGTGTACATCAGCATAGAGGTAACGCCGAACTCCAAGCAGAGCTGTGTTTACGGATATAACGAGTGGAGAAAGAGTATTGCTGTTAGAGTGAAAGCTCCACCAAAGGGTGGAAAGGCGAATGCAGAGATTGTGGAACTTTTCAGCAAAATTTTCAGGAAAAAAGTGGAGATTGTGAAAGGTCACACCTCGAGCCAGAAGGTTATATTTGTGCATAGCGCCTCGCCACAAGAAGTTGAATCATTGCTTGTAAAATCGCTGGAGAAATGA
- the dapB gene encoding 4-hydroxy-tetrahydrodipicolinate reductase, producing the protein MIRVAVAGAAGRMGRLIIKNVVEDKELELAQAFDVREVGKDAGELAGVGKTGVSVIHASEMEEKLDADVLVDFTTASAAVENIRIASQKGVKLVVGTTGFTEEQKKQIEEYCKAVPAVVSPNFSVGVNVFWKLLEAAASYLSNYDVEIVEIHHRFKRDAPSGTAVKAAEVIKSVIGEREVVTGRSGECPRSDEIGVFAVRGGDVVGEHTVFFIGMGERVEITHRAWSRQAFAGGAIKAVKWIAGINKPGIYGMADVLGL; encoded by the coding sequence ATGATACGGGTTGCAGTTGCCGGGGCTGCCGGCAGGATGGGCAGGCTGATAATTAAGAACGTTGTTGAAGACAAGGAGCTTGAGCTGGCTCAAGCCTTCGACGTGCGCGAAGTAGGAAAAGATGCTGGCGAGCTTGCAGGAGTTGGGAAGACAGGCGTTTCCGTAATCCACGCATCTGAAATGGAGGAAAAGCTTGACGCAGATGTGCTCGTTGACTTCACAACTGCAAGCGCTGCAGTGGAGAACATAAGAATTGCATCTCAGAAGGGTGTAAAGCTCGTAGTTGGTACTACTGGATTCACCGAGGAGCAGAAGAAGCAGATCGAAGAGTACTGCAAGGCCGTGCCTGCAGTAGTTTCGCCGAACTTCAGCGTGGGTGTGAACGTTTTCTGGAAACTCCTCGAAGCTGCAGCATCGTATCTTTCGAACTACGATGTTGAAATAGTCGAAATCCACCACCGCTTCAAGCGCGATGCTCCCAGCGGGACTGCAGTAAAGGCTGCAGAAGTAATAAAAAGTGTCATCGGCGAAAGGGAAGTCGTTACTGGAAGGAGCGGCGAGTGTCCACGTAGCGACGAGATAGGTGTCTTTGCAGTCAGAGGTGGCGATGTGGTCGGAGAGCACACGGTATTCTTTATAGGCATGGGTGAAAGGGTTGAGATCACTCATAGAGCGTGGAGCAGGCAGGCGTTTGCTGGAGGAGCGATAAAGGCCGTTAAGTGGATAGCCGGCATCAACAAACCCGGAATCTACGGAATGGCCGATGTTCTTGGTCTATGA
- the dapA gene encoding 4-hydroxy-tetrahydrodipicolinate synthase, with the protein MFEGVIPALVTPFKENFEVDYEGIAKNLDFLEKHVDAVVPAGTTGEAATLSYEEHIEVVRYVAEVSNVPVIGGAGSNSTKEAIFLAKEVEKAGANAAMLVTPYYNKPNPEGLYEHYKTVASEVSIPIIVYNVPSRTACNITPEVAEKLSQIENIIGIKEASGNLKQIAEIIRRTPDDFVLLSGDDFLTLPVLLLGGKGVISVAANVAPQLMKEMYLAFKNGDVAKARELHYKLMPLFSALFIDTNPIPVKKAMELMGLAAGKPRLPLVELNEEKTAKLKDVLVSLGLL; encoded by the coding sequence ATGTTTGAGGGCGTAATTCCAGCTCTTGTCACGCCCTTCAAGGAAAACTTCGAGGTAGATTACGAGGGCATCGCGAAGAACCTCGACTTCCTTGAGAAGCACGTTGATGCAGTTGTTCCAGCAGGAACGACAGGTGAGGCGGCAACGCTGAGCTACGAGGAGCACATCGAAGTGGTTCGCTACGTTGCCGAAGTCTCGAATGTTCCGGTTATTGGTGGAGCTGGCTCAAACTCGACAAAGGAGGCGATATTTCTCGCAAAGGAAGTTGAGAAGGCCGGAGCCAACGCAGCAATGCTTGTAACGCCATACTACAACAAGCCGAATCCGGAAGGGCTGTATGAGCACTATAAAACTGTTGCAAGCGAGGTTTCCATCCCGATAATCGTCTACAACGTTCCAAGCAGGACTGCCTGCAACATAACGCCTGAAGTGGCGGAAAAGCTCTCGCAGATTGAGAACATAATTGGGATAAAAGAGGCGAGTGGAAACCTCAAGCAGATAGCGGAAATAATAAGGCGAACGCCGGATGATTTTGTTTTACTCTCAGGAGACGATTTTCTGACGCTACCCGTACTGCTTCTTGGCGGGAAGGGCGTGATAAGTGTTGCCGCAAACGTTGCTCCTCAGCTAATGAAGGAGATGTACCTCGCTTTTAAGAACGGAGATGTTGCGAAGGCGAGGGAGCTTCATTACAAGCTCATGCCCCTTTTCAGCGCTCTATTCATCGATACCAATCCTATACCCGTAAAGAAGGCCATGGAACTCATGGGGCTTGCTGCCGGAAAGCCGAGGCTGCCCTTAGTGGAACTGAATGAAGAGAAAACAGCAAAGCTTAAGGACGTTCTCGTTTCCCTTGGGTTGCTATGA
- a CDS encoding 30S ribosomal protein S17e — translation MGTVKPAYIKVIARELLRKYPDKFTGDFDENKKLVAELTNITSKGVRNRVAGYITRRVNRGLINV, via the coding sequence ATGGGTACGGTAAAACCTGCATATATCAAAGTTATCGCGAGAGAGCTGCTGAGAAAGTATCCGGACAAGTTTACGGGAGACTTTGACGAGAACAAGAAGCTCGTAGCAGAGCTTACAAACATCACGAGTAAGGGCGTCAGGAACAGGGTTGCTGGCTACATAACGAGGAGAGTGAACAGAGGGTTGATAAATGTTTGA
- a CDS encoding ABC transporter ATP-binding protein, which produces MLKVKGLKAYYDEAEILRGIDLEIEKGEAVAVLGPNGAGKTTLIRAICGLVRSEGEIVFDGRKINGLKTHERIRLGMAVCPEGRRLFPNLTVEDNLLLAGDADELETVYSLFPRLKERRKQLVKTMSGGEQQMVAIGRALMLKPKLLMLDEPSIGLAPIVVDAIGEAISKIRDEMDISILIVEQNIHLAFRISQRAYVLVKGEIVKEGGIEELHDLEKQYFEA; this is translated from the coding sequence ATGCTGAAAGTTAAGGGACTGAAAGCTTACTACGACGAAGCAGAAATACTGAGAGGAATAGACCTCGAAATTGAGAAAGGTGAGGCTGTTGCAGTTCTTGGCCCGAATGGAGCAGGCAAGACTACGCTAATCAGGGCAATCTGCGGGCTTGTGAGGAGCGAGGGCGAAATAGTCTTCGATGGAAGAAAAATAAACGGGCTTAAGACCCACGAGAGGATAAGGCTCGGAATGGCTGTATGTCCCGAGGGCAGGAGACTGTTTCCCAACCTGACAGTTGAGGATAACCTTCTTCTTGCCGGAGATGCTGATGAACTCGAGACTGTCTATTCTCTCTTTCCGAGACTTAAAGAGAGGAGAAAGCAGCTTGTAAAGACGATGAGCGGTGGAGAGCAGCAGATGGTGGCCATTGGCAGAGCCCTCATGCTCAAACCGAAGCTTCTCATGCTCGACGAACCGTCTATAGGCCTCGCACCGATTGTTGTGGACGCGATAGGAGAAGCAATATCGAAGATAAGAGACGAAATGGACATCTCAATACTCATTGTCGAGCAGAATATACACCTCGCCTTCAGAATCTCTCAGAGAGCGTATGTCCTTGTAAAGGGAGAAATCGTGAAGGAAGGCGGGATAGAAGAGCTACACGACCTTGAAAAGCAGTATTTCGAAGCTTAA
- a CDS encoding ABC transporter ATP-binding protein, giving the protein MLKVDGVVKKFGELAALNGVSFEVGGDECLGIIGPNGAGKTTLFNVITGFIKPDRGDVRFRGASVVGKKPNSLVKMGLVRTFQLIKVFRHMSVEENILAADGDGDILKKVGLWEKRSMVASKLSQGELRRLSIGLALAAKPRLLMLDEPFSGLSPAESRDLDRIIRDLKEDGIPLVIIEHKLKELFNLADRVLVLNFGEVIFEGLPGEAVRNKRVIEAYLGKNGAHGVVHAES; this is encoded by the coding sequence ATGTTGAAGGTTGATGGTGTGGTGAAGAAGTTTGGGGAACTTGCCGCACTGAACGGCGTTAGTTTTGAAGTTGGTGGTGATGAGTGTCTTGGTATAATAGGGCCCAATGGGGCTGGTAAGACTACACTCTTCAACGTCATCACTGGTTTCATCAAACCTGACAGAGGGGATGTGAGGTTCAGGGGGGCAAGCGTAGTCGGGAAAAAGCCGAACAGCCTCGTTAAAATGGGCCTCGTTAGGACGTTTCAGCTCATCAAAGTATTCAGGCACATGAGTGTTGAGGAGAACATACTTGCAGCAGACGGCGATGGAGACATTCTGAAGAAGGTGGGGCTGTGGGAAAAGAGAAGCATGGTAGCGAGCAAGCTATCTCAGGGTGAACTCAGAAGATTGAGCATAGGGCTTGCACTTGCAGCAAAGCCCAGACTGCTCATGCTCGACGAACCATTCTCTGGACTCAGTCCCGCGGAATCAAGAGACCTCGACAGAATAATAAGAGACCTGAAAGAAGATGGCATCCCACTCGTTATTATAGAGCACAAGCTGAAGGAACTTTTCAACCTTGCAGATAGAGTCCTCGTTCTGAACTTCGGAGAAGTTATCTTTGAGGGTTTGCCGGGTGAGGCTGTGAGAAACAAGAGGGTGATCGAGGCATATCTCGGCAAGAACGGTGCACACGGTGTAGTGCATGCTGAAAGTTAA
- a CDS encoding ABC transporter substrate-binding protein has protein sequence MRALIVLLLCAVLLLGCAGQEEAKEKTTEGAEQAAGKEVVKIGIIGPMDTKYGIAMERAARIAAEEINAEGGILGKKVEVITADTKFNPDTATSEFRRLASECDVVIGGFSSGVALSMLEVMAETKTLWLGDASSPRLTDKVAEDYEHYKYFFRPLVTNASTFPLDMADMLDFLNSKGMNIKKVAIIRDDALWTDDVMAVLKPLLEEKGYEIVMDAKVQKGTEDFTTLLLEAQEKADVIMPIIAHVKGVALVKQWAEMGMKIPIAGHDLSAIDPDFWDATEGKCYGEIYTADGGGVPTPLNEKMEHFLNAYKEKYGKLPEAYSAYGVYDAVYIYKAAVEKAAQAGESDPFNADTLIPYLESFNAENPFKGIRGNVAFTSNHDLTWGDGFVRNYICQWQDGKQVVVYPENIATGELITPWAE, from the coding sequence ATGCGAGCGCTGATAGTGCTGCTGCTCTGCGCCGTTCTCCTGCTGGGGTGCGCAGGGCAGGAAGAAGCGAAGGAAAAGACCACCGAAGGTGCTGAGCAGGCTGCAGGAAAAGAAGTCGTTAAAATCGGCATCATAGGTCCCATGGACACGAAGTACGGAATTGCAATGGAGAGGGCTGCAAGGATAGCTGCAGAAGAAATCAACGCTGAAGGAGGCATCCTCGGCAAGAAGGTTGAAGTCATTACTGCTGACACAAAGTTTAACCCCGACACCGCCACATCTGAGTTCAGAAGATTAGCCAGCGAATGTGACGTCGTAATCGGTGGATTCTCGAGTGGAGTTGCACTCTCTATGCTGGAAGTCATGGCCGAGACGAAGACGCTGTGGCTTGGAGACGCTTCGTCGCCCAGACTCACTGACAAGGTTGCTGAGGACTATGAGCACTACAAGTACTTCTTCCGCCCACTCGTTACCAACGCATCAACGTTCCCCCTCGACATGGCCGACATGCTCGACTTCCTCAACAGCAAGGGCATGAACATCAAGAAGGTCGCCATCATTAGAGATGATGCACTGTGGACCGACGATGTCATGGCCGTTCTTAAGCCGCTGCTGGAGGAGAAGGGCTACGAGATAGTTATGGACGCAAAGGTCCAGAAGGGCACGGAGGACTTCACGACGCTTCTGCTGGAGGCTCAGGAGAAGGCAGACGTTATAATGCCCATAATCGCCCACGTTAAGGGTGTCGCCCTTGTCAAGCAGTGGGCAGAGATGGGAATGAAGATACCCATCGCAGGTCACGACCTTTCGGCAATAGACCCTGACTTCTGGGATGCTACTGAAGGCAAGTGCTACGGAGAGATCTACACGGCAGACGGTGGTGGAGTGCCGACTCCACTGAACGAGAAGATGGAACACTTCCTCAACGCCTACAAGGAGAAATACGGAAAGCTACCTGAAGCGTACAGCGCATACGGTGTATACGATGCAGTCTACATCTACAAGGCAGCCGTTGAAAAAGCCGCCCAGGCGGGAGAGAGCGACCCATTCAACGCGGACACATTAATACCGTATCTCGAGAGCTTTAACGCAGAAAATCCGTTCAAAGGCATAAGAGGTAACGTCGCCTTCACTTCGAACCACGACCTGACGTGGGGCGACGGATTTGTGAGAAACTATATATGTCAGTGGCAGGACGGAAAGCAGGTAGTAGTCTATCCCGAGAACATAGCTACAGGAGAACTAATAACGCCGTGGGCTGAATGA
- a CDS encoding branched-chain amino acid ABC transporter permease has protein sequence MSLVEVVVLGSIIGGIWALVASGFSLVFGVARILNFAHGTYFALGAYVAIVANAALQNVMPEWLSLIFSILFSIFVVGLAGVAIYHVCIRPVRDYEVMVILVTLAIALLFEEILLAIFRDVSVSVPSLVSGVVNVAGIPIPYTRILALVVAVVVILLLDRFISTTRTGKEILATSQDVEAAMLVGIDVERVYRIVMFISAMLAALAGVLYAQIYAVNPQTALRVLIYAFAIVILGGLGSVRGSIIAAFIIGFMQVAVSIALEARWSEIVAMVAIIAILIVRPKGLMGVE, from the coding sequence ATGAGCTTAGTAGAAGTGGTGGTACTTGGAAGCATAATTGGAGGGATCTGGGCTCTCGTCGCATCTGGTTTCAGTTTAGTCTTTGGTGTCGCCAGAATCCTGAACTTCGCCCACGGGACCTACTTTGCCCTCGGAGCGTACGTTGCAATCGTCGCGAATGCGGCGTTGCAAAACGTTATGCCTGAATGGCTTTCCCTTATTTTTTCAATACTCTTCTCAATTTTTGTTGTTGGGCTTGCTGGGGTAGCGATCTACCACGTTTGCATAAGGCCCGTAAGGGACTACGAGGTCATGGTAATCCTCGTAACTCTTGCAATTGCTCTCCTTTTCGAGGAGATTCTGTTAGCGATTTTTCGTGACGTTTCAGTTTCTGTTCCATCACTTGTTTCAGGAGTCGTGAACGTTGCCGGAATTCCTATACCATACACAAGAATTCTCGCACTGGTTGTAGCCGTAGTGGTTATACTCCTCCTCGACAGGTTCATTTCGACAACGAGGACAGGTAAAGAAATTCTCGCAACATCGCAGGATGTCGAAGCTGCGATGCTCGTTGGGATAGATGTCGAGAGAGTTTACAGGATTGTTATGTTTATCTCAGCCATGCTCGCAGCTCTTGCGGGGGTGCTTTATGCTCAGATTTATGCTGTCAATCCCCAGACCGCACTGAGGGTCCTTATTTACGCTTTCGCCATAGTTATTCTCGGTGGCCTCGGAAGCGTTAGGGGAAGTATAATTGCCGCTTTTATCATCGGCTTCATGCAGGTTGCCGTTTCGATAGCTCTCGAAGCGAGATGGTCTGAAATCGTCGCAATGGTTGCGATCATAGCCATTCTGATCGTAAGGCCGAAGGGATTGATGGGGGTGGAGTGA
- a CDS encoding branched-chain amino acid ABC transporter permease, producing MSSVKSKVSFRAVMAIAAIIAILAVLPFFSSSSVIYMLGLAFIFVVYAVSWDVVAGYTGQTNLGHTVFIGIGAYTTALLQNSHRLGLDISAPIWLTIPAGGIAALLFGLGIGAVCLRLKGYYLALVTAILPLIFIQLANIYSGVFGGYEGFSVGFGKALASDVRLRYYIALAFMFISIAAMYVLVNSRIGVKLRAVRDDEELAEAVGIDVVKYKLLAFCVSAFFAGLAGAVTVHYRLTVGVDLFDIPLMLAIILGVIIGGIGTFYGAVFGGFAIYIAKNWIFRQIAETISPVFPVSDDILLYALLIVLILKAPEGITNKVKGFLSARTAEE from the coding sequence ATGTCCAGTGTGAAGTCAAAAGTGTCGTTCAGGGCTGTCATGGCAATTGCGGCGATAATTGCAATCCTTGCTGTTCTTCCGTTCTTCTCTTCGAGTTCAGTGATTTACATGCTTGGCCTTGCCTTTATATTCGTCGTCTACGCGGTAAGCTGGGACGTCGTTGCCGGTTACACAGGCCAGACAAACCTCGGCCACACAGTTTTCATAGGCATTGGCGCGTACACAACAGCCCTTCTCCAGAACTCCCACAGGCTTGGGTTAGACATATCAGCGCCCATATGGCTTACGATCCCTGCCGGAGGAATTGCAGCACTCCTTTTTGGCCTTGGAATCGGGGCGGTGTGCCTGAGGCTGAAAGGATACTACCTCGCTCTTGTTACCGCAATTCTGCCACTCATCTTCATCCAGCTCGCAAACATATACTCGGGAGTGTTTGGTGGATACGAGGGTTTTTCCGTTGGTTTCGGAAAGGCTCTCGCTTCAGACGTCAGGCTGAGATACTACATAGCCCTCGCCTTCATGTTCATCAGCATAGCTGCAATGTATGTACTCGTGAACAGCAGAATCGGTGTAAAGTTGCGGGCGGTGAGGGATGACGAAGAACTTGCCGAAGCTGTGGGCATTGACGTCGTAAAGTACAAGCTCCTCGCCTTTTGCGTTAGTGCGTTCTTTGCTGGTCTTGCAGGAGCCGTGACGGTGCACTACAGGCTGACAGTCGGTGTCGATTTGTTTGACATACCCCTCATGCTCGCCATAATTCTCGGCGTAATCATCGGAGGAATCGGAACGTTCTACGGAGCTGTTTTTGGAGGTTTCGCCATCTACATCGCAAAGAACTGGATTTTCAGACAGATAGCAGAAACTATATCACCCGTGTTTCCGGTTTCTGACGATATCCTGCTCTACGCGCTCCTTATCGTGCTGATTCTGAAGGCCCCGGAGGGAATCACCAATAAAGTGAAAGGCTTTTTATCTGCCCGAACAGCAGAAGAGTAA
- the hisG gene encoding ATP phosphoribosyltransferase gives MIIAIPNKGRLKEPCINLLTQAGIRPEIEERRLISPTNNPRINLLFARARDIPEFVARGSAEVGITGYDMVLESNADVEVLLKLGFGNAKLVVAAPSGAFSSVDELEGKRVATEFGRITREYFTKRGINVEVVEVSGACENAPAIGIADAIVDLVSTGITLRMNGLEVLDVVIESEAVLIANRNAVESFEVRALTTALQSVINARGRMYLMMNVPEEALEEVKRIVPGLKGPTVMKVEAEGMLAVHVVVAEEELFEVVEKLKKIGARDILIMPVQRLIY, from the coding sequence ATGATCATCGCGATACCCAACAAAGGGAGACTTAAGGAGCCGTGTATCAACCTGCTAACTCAGGCAGGAATAAGGCCAGAGATAGAGGAGCGCAGACTCATCTCGCCAACGAATAATCCTCGGATTAATCTGCTCTTCGCGAGAGCAAGAGACATTCCGGAGTTCGTGGCGAGAGGTTCGGCTGAAGTTGGTATTACAGGATACGATATGGTTCTGGAAAGTAACGCAGACGTTGAGGTTCTGCTGAAGCTCGGCTTTGGAAATGCCAAACTCGTTGTTGCCGCCCCATCCGGTGCTTTCTCGTCAGTAGATGAGCTGGAAGGTAAAAGGGTTGCCACGGAGTTTGGACGGATCACGAGAGAATACTTCACGAAGCGTGGGATAAATGTAGAGGTGGTTGAGGTCAGTGGTGCGTGCGAGAATGCTCCGGCAATAGGTATTGCAGATGCGATCGTTGATCTTGTATCGACGGGAATAACGCTGCGAATGAACGGGCTTGAAGTCCTCGACGTTGTAATCGAAAGTGAGGCCGTGCTGATAGCCAACAGAAATGCAGTCGAGAGCTTCGAAGTCAGGGCGCTAACAACAGCCCTTCAGAGTGTTATCAACGCAAGAGGCAGGATGTACCTCATGATGAACGTGCCAGAAGAGGCGCTCGAAGAAGTTAAACGAATTGTTCCGGGCCTAAAAGGGCCCACTGTAATGAAGGTAGAGGCTGAAGGTATGCTCGCAGTTCATGTCGTTGTTGCAGAAGAGGAGCTTTTCGAGGTCGTAGAAAAACTAAAAAAAATTGGGGCACGAGACATTCTGATTATGCCCGTCCAGAGGCTGATATACTGA
- a CDS encoding 4Fe-4S binding protein, producing the protein MVNIVVDHDKCDGCGECISVCPAEVYELNDEGKSVPVRADDCEQCCSCVESCPNGAITVEGCE; encoded by the coding sequence TTGGTAAACATAGTTGTTGACCACGACAAGTGTGATGGATGTGGTGAGTGCATTTCTGTCTGCCCGGCTGAGGTTTATGAACTCAACGACGAAGGAAAATCTGTTCCGGTTAGGGCAGACGACTGCGAACAGTGTTGTTCGTGTGTTGAGAGCTGCCCTAACGGTGCTATCACTGTTGAGGGCTGCGAGTAG
- a CDS encoding 4Fe-4S dicluster domain-containing protein produces the protein MVNIVVDHDKCDGCGECISVCPEDVFDLNDEGKSEPVNMDNCSVCCSCVESCPNEAITNDECE, from the coding sequence ATGGTAAACATAGTTGTTGACCACGACAAGTGTGATGGATGTGGTGAGTGCATTTCTGTCTGCCCTGAAGATGTTTTTGACCTGAACGATGAGGGGAAGTCTGAGCCTGTGAACATGGACAACTGTTCGGTTTGCTGTTCTTGTGTTGAAAGCTGTCCTAATGAGGCGATAACCAACGACGAGTGTGAGTAA